In Streptomyces nodosus, one DNA window encodes the following:
- a CDS encoding purine-cytosine permease family protein translates to MPLAHVSGGLPADDRRAVFDGRMPAAPGDLRVEGHGIEPVPESNRYGGAGRLFTVWFAPNLTMTGVFTGTIGISLGLDFTTALVAVVLGTVLGAVPTAYLGTWGSRTGAGQLPLARLAFGRAVVLPGVLQWMSSVAWDALIGLFGGDALARLCGWPFWLGVLVMMVGQGALGALGYEAIHRLQTVMTFVLAAAFALIALRMPAGFHLAATGGAQGADRAGAFVLTSTIALSLTLSWAPYASDFSRYLPRTTSPVRMFWCTLLGLVVSFLAVQTLGLWGASVLTDQTAAGVETLLGGGAPGAFGLLAVALAALCSNAMNDYSGSLALQTVGVRIARPVAAALAAGLGFPLVLWMHAADTTARFQNVLLFVGYWIPGFVAIVVVDWRARRGAVTDLAAATARPRSPWPPLLAFAGAFAAAVPFMDTGVYVGPVARALHGADVSYYVAFLVALLLYAPLRLREEGGRA, encoded by the coding sequence ATGCCTTTGGCGCATGTTTCCGGCGGGCTGCCCGCCGACGACCGGCGAGCCGTCTTCGACGGTCGGATGCCGGCCGCTCCCGGCGACCTCAGGGTCGAGGGGCACGGCATCGAACCGGTCCCGGAGAGCAATCGCTACGGCGGCGCGGGCCGGCTCTTCACAGTGTGGTTCGCCCCGAACCTGACCATGACCGGTGTGTTCACCGGGACCATCGGCATCTCGCTGGGCCTGGATTTCACCACCGCGCTGGTCGCGGTCGTCCTGGGCACGGTGCTCGGCGCGGTGCCGACCGCCTACCTCGGCACCTGGGGGAGCCGGACCGGCGCCGGCCAGCTCCCGCTGGCCCGGCTGGCGTTCGGGCGCGCGGTGGTGCTGCCCGGCGTGCTGCAGTGGATGTCGTCGGTGGCCTGGGACGCGCTGATCGGGCTGTTCGGCGGTGACGCCCTGGCGCGGCTGTGCGGCTGGCCGTTCTGGCTGGGCGTTCTGGTCATGATGGTGGGGCAGGGTGCCCTCGGCGCCCTGGGCTACGAGGCGATCCACCGGCTCCAGACCGTCATGACCTTTGTGCTCGCGGCGGCCTTCGCGCTGATCGCGCTGCGGATGCCGGCCGGTTTCCACCTCGCCGCGACGGGCGGCGCGCAGGGTGCGGACCGGGCGGGTGCCTTCGTGCTGACCAGCACGATCGCGCTGAGCCTGACCCTGTCCTGGGCGCCGTACGCCAGCGACTTCAGCCGCTATCTGCCGCGCACCACCTCCCCCGTACGGATGTTCTGGTGCACGTTGCTGGGTCTGGTGGTGTCCTTCCTGGCCGTCCAGACTCTCGGCCTGTGGGGCGCCTCGGTGCTCACCGATCAGACGGCGGCCGGGGTGGAGACCCTGCTGGGCGGGGGCGCGCCGGGGGCGTTCGGGCTGCTGGCCGTCGCGCTGGCGGCGCTGTGCAGCAACGCGATGAACGACTACAGCGGCTCCCTGGCGTTGCAGACGGTCGGGGTGCGCATCGCGCGTCCGGTGGCGGCGGCGCTCGCCGCGGGGCTCGGTTTTCCGCTGGTGCTGTGGATGCACGCGGCCGACACCACGGCCCGCTTCCAGAACGTCCTGCTGTTCGTGGGCTACTGGATCCCCGGGTTCGTGGCGATCGTGGTCGTCGACTGGCGCGCCCGGCGCGGTGCCGTGACCGATCTGGCCGCCGCGACGGCACGGCCGAGGTCGCCGTGGCCCCCGCTGCTGGCCTTCGCGGGCGCCTTCGCCGCGGCGGTGCCGTTCATGGACACCGGGGTGTATGTGGGTCCGGTCGCCCGCGCGTTGCACGGCGCCGATGTCTCGTACTACGTGGCGTTCCTGGTGGCCCTGCTGCTGTACGCCCCGCTGCGGCTGCGCGAGGAAGGGGGCCGGGCATGA
- a CDS encoding sulfite exporter TauE/SafE family protein — protein MNTMTLWDISPWGFAALACAALLVGFSKTAVSGANTVSLAIFAAVLPARASTGILLPVLITGDVLAVLTYRRHAHWPTLWRLFPAVGAGVVLGTLFLVWADDGIVRTSIGAILLLMTAVTLWRRRRADRAGEPETETTPAARARARSYGVLGGFTTMVANAGGPVMSMYLLSAGFRKLGFLGTSAFFFLIVNVAKVPFSAGLGLIDGRSLLLDAALALFVVPGAFLGKWAVHHINQRLFERLVIVATVVGALQLLLR, from the coding sequence ATGAACACGATGACGCTCTGGGACATATCCCCGTGGGGATTCGCCGCCCTGGCCTGCGCCGCGCTGTTGGTCGGCTTCTCCAAGACCGCCGTGAGCGGCGCCAACACGGTCAGCCTCGCGATATTCGCCGCCGTCCTGCCGGCCCGCGCCTCGACCGGCATCCTGCTGCCCGTCCTGATCACCGGTGACGTCCTCGCCGTCCTCACCTACCGGCGGCACGCCCACTGGCCCACCCTGTGGCGGCTGTTCCCCGCGGTCGGCGCGGGAGTCGTCCTCGGCACGCTGTTCCTGGTGTGGGCCGACGACGGGATCGTACGGACGTCGATCGGCGCGATCCTGCTGCTGATGACGGCGGTCACCCTGTGGCGGCGTCGACGTGCCGACCGGGCCGGGGAACCCGAGACGGAGACCACCCCCGCCGCCCGGGCCAGGGCCCGCTCCTACGGCGTCCTCGGCGGCTTCACCACGATGGTGGCCAACGCGGGCGGCCCGGTGATGTCGATGTATCTCCTCTCCGCCGGCTTCCGCAAACTCGGCTTCCTCGGCACCTCGGCCTTCTTCTTCCTGATCGTCAATGTCGCCAAGGTGCCCTTCAGCGCGGGACTCGGCCTCATCGACGGCCGCTCACTGCTGCTGGACGCGGCCCTCGCGCTGTTCGTGGTACCCGGCGCGTTCCTCGGCAAATGGGCGGTGCACCACATCAACCAGCGGCTGTTCGAGCGGCTGGTGATCGTGGCGACGGTGGTGGGCGCCCTCCAACTGCTGCTGCGCTGA
- a CDS encoding cytochrome b/b6 domain-containing protein yields the protein MSLRADTPAPPGTRVHRFTRAERWVHRTTAALMGVCVVTAACLYIPQLAELVGRRELVVRVHECAGLALPVPVLLGLASRAFRADLRFLNRFGWHDRVWLHAALRRDRRPASRPAGKFNAGQKIYSAWIAGAGLVMLGTGLMMWFTHLTPVAWRTSATFVHDWLALTIGVVLAGHIGMALGDPEARRGLRTGLVTRAWAAEQHPLWRP from the coding sequence ATGTCCCTACGAGCTGACACCCCGGCCCCGCCCGGCACCCGTGTCCACCGCTTCACCCGGGCCGAGCGGTGGGTGCACCGGACCACGGCCGCGCTCATGGGCGTGTGCGTGGTCACGGCGGCCTGTCTGTACATCCCCCAGCTCGCCGAGCTGGTCGGCCGGCGTGAACTGGTCGTCCGCGTCCACGAGTGCGCGGGCCTCGCCCTGCCCGTACCGGTTTTGCTGGGCCTGGCCTCCCGCGCCTTCCGCGCCGACCTGCGCTTCCTCAACCGCTTCGGCTGGCACGACCGGGTCTGGCTGCACGCCGCCCTGCGCCGCGACCGCCGGCCCGCCTCCCGCCCGGCCGGGAAGTTCAACGCCGGCCAGAAGATCTACTCCGCGTGGATCGCCGGGGCCGGCCTGGTCATGCTCGGCACGGGTCTGATGATGTGGTTCACCCACCTCACCCCGGTGGCCTGGCGCACCAGCGCCACCTTCGTCCACGATTGGCTCGCCCTGACCATCGGCGTCGTCCTGGCCGGCCACATCGGCATGGCCCTCGGCGACCCGGAGGCCCGCCGCGGCCTGCGTACCGGCCTGGTGACCCGCGCATGGGCGGCCGAGCAGCACCCGCTGTGGCGTCCGTAG
- a CDS encoding cobalt-precorrin-6A reductase yields the protein MPPHVLILGGTTEARELAATLAARPGVRVTTSLAGRVSTPAAPDGDIRIGGFGGAEGLAAWLREHRVDQLVDATHPFATAITANAAQAAAATGIPSLVLRRPGWSMLPGERRHEAASLTDAAALLPPLGRRVFLTTGRLGLAAFAHLTDRHFLVRSVEPPVPPLPPDLEVLLARGPFTVEDETALLRRHRIDVLVTKDSGGAATAAKLTAARNLGLPVLLVRRPPLPDGVTAVPDVPTALARLGLGRR from the coding sequence ATGCCCCCGCACGTCCTGATCCTCGGCGGTACCACCGAGGCACGCGAACTCGCCGCCACGCTCGCCGCCCGGCCCGGAGTCCGGGTGACCACCTCCCTGGCCGGGCGGGTGTCCACCCCGGCCGCCCCCGACGGGGACATCAGGATCGGGGGCTTCGGCGGAGCGGAGGGGCTGGCCGCCTGGCTCCGCGAGCACCGGGTGGACCAGCTGGTCGACGCCACACACCCGTTCGCCACCGCCATCACGGCGAACGCGGCACAGGCGGCGGCCGCCACCGGGATCCCCTCGCTGGTACTGCGCAGGCCCGGCTGGAGCATGCTGCCCGGCGAGCGCCGGCACGAGGCGGCCTCCCTCACCGACGCGGCGGCGCTGCTCCCCCCGCTGGGCCGGCGGGTCTTCCTCACCACCGGCCGACTGGGCCTGGCCGCCTTCGCCCACCTGACGGACCGTCACTTCCTGGTGCGGTCGGTGGAGCCGCCCGTCCCCCCACTGCCGCCGGACCTCGAAGTGCTGCTGGCCCGAGGGCCGTTCACGGTCGAGGACGAGACCGCCCTGCTGCGCCGGCACCGCATCGACGTCCTGGTGACGAAGGACAGCGGGGGAGCGGCGACCGCGGCCAAACTCACGGCCGCACGGAACCTCGGCCTCCCCGTGCTGCTCGTCCGCCGTCCACCCCTGCCGGACGGAGTGACCGCGGTCCCGGATGTGCCCACCGCTCTCGCCCGGCTGGGACTCGGCCGTCGCTGA
- a CDS encoding nucleotide-binding domain-containing protein translates to MMVAGRADGRIVRPAHRDQGSVRPRHDLRPPARDPVKLRGGHRPAEKILERVRDDLKARYKNTEIRVDQCVVRVRFTSNAFKFEVQPAFENVDGSFDYPDTKAEAWKVTKPREEIAVTKECNDRTSTNMRHLARMARAWKNANRVNIGGLLIDTLVYNFFDQTDDYDAAGTGSFDLMARDFFEFLKDQSEQEYYLALGSRQRVHVKAQFQPKAKKAYNRCLEAIADEGKTSANKKWREVFGTSVPLAKSASESSRSFRDTEEFIEDKFPVDVSETVSIDCEVTQAGWRPTWLRAMRRGGILLKADKSLKFVVTSCSVGEPYTLKWKVLNRGPEAERRDAIRGQIVDSSKRGVRIEHSDFRGEHAVECYVVKDGVVVARDQIDVPVSNTSVKAANAL, encoded by the coding sequence ATGATGGTGGCGGGGCGCGCTGATGGTCGGATCGTTCGGCCGGCACACCGCGATCAAGGGAGTGTCCGACCTCGACATGATCTTCGTCCTCCCGCCCGGGATCCGGTCAAGCTACGAGGGGGACACCGGCCCGCGGAGAAAATTCTCGAGAGGGTTCGGGACGACCTCAAGGCGCGGTACAAGAACACTGAGATCCGCGTCGACCAGTGTGTCGTCCGAGTGCGGTTCACGTCCAACGCCTTCAAGTTCGAGGTCCAGCCGGCATTCGAGAACGTCGACGGCAGCTTCGACTACCCGGACACGAAGGCTGAGGCCTGGAAGGTCACCAAGCCGCGCGAGGAGATCGCCGTGACCAAGGAGTGCAACGACCGCACCTCGACGAACATGCGCCACCTCGCCCGGATGGCACGGGCCTGGAAGAACGCGAATCGCGTAAACATAGGCGGCCTGCTCATCGACACCCTCGTCTACAACTTCTTCGACCAGACCGACGACTACGACGCAGCGGGCACAGGCTCGTTCGACCTCATGGCCCGCGACTTCTTCGAATTCCTCAAGGATCAGTCAGAGCAGGAGTACTACCTGGCGCTGGGCAGCCGTCAGCGGGTCCACGTCAAGGCGCAGTTCCAGCCGAAGGCCAAGAAGGCGTACAACCGATGCCTCGAGGCGATCGCGGACGAAGGCAAGACGTCCGCCAACAAGAAGTGGCGCGAGGTCTTCGGCACGTCGGTGCCGCTGGCGAAGAGCGCGAGCGAGTCGTCCCGGTCGTTCAGGGACACCGAGGAGTTCATCGAGGATAAGTTCCCGGTCGACGTGTCCGAGACCGTGTCCATCGACTGCGAGGTCACGCAGGCCGGATGGCGTCCGACCTGGCTTCGCGCGATGCGTCGCGGCGGGATCCTGCTCAAGGCCGACAAGAGCTTGAAGTTCGTGGTCACCAGTTGCTCGGTCGGGGAGCCCTACACGCTGAAGTGGAAGGTGCTCAATCGTGGCCCGGAAGCCGAGCGGCGGGACGCGATCCGCGGCCAGATCGTCGACTCGAGCAAGCGGGGCGTCCGCATCGAGCACTCGGACTTCAGAGGTGAGCACGCCGTCGAGTGCTACGTAGTGAAGGACGGGGTCGTCGTCGCTCGGGACCAGATCGACGTGCCGGTCAGCAACACGAGCGTAAAGGCGGCGAACGCCTTGTAG
- a CDS encoding transposase family protein produces the protein MTCWPAGSAWTAPPSPAPSARCAPCSPSEAAPSAPACGCGHSPRSSTTSAARPASSTAPRSGSGARPSDARTGTRSSPARAGRTPSRPWSSLTRTAACCSAARPPGSCADITHARQLGLVKLLADGPTVEVLADAGYQGLGAQTGGRVVTPPHRKFKKNAPDWYEEMYERQRKAHSSRRIRVEHGIAHLKNWRALARHLGRREHISHTVQAVAVLLSHQQTADLIPARQA, from the coding sequence ATGACGTGCTGGCCTGCTGGTTCGGCGTGGACCGCTCCACCATCACCCGCGCCATCGGCGAGGTGCGCCCCTTGCTCGCCGAGCGAGGCTGCACCGTCAGCCCCGGCGTGCGGCTGCGGACACTCGCCGAGGTCGTCGACCACCTCGGCGGCAAGACCGGCATCATCGACGGCACCGAGATCCGGGTCCGGCGCCCGGCCGTCGGACGCAAGGACCGGGACACGTTCATCTCCGGCAAGAGCAGGCAGAACGCCGTCAAGACCATGGTCGTCACTGACGCGGACGGCCGCGTGCTGTTCTGCAGCCCGACCCCCCGGAAGCTGTGCGGACATCACCCACGCCCGCCAGTTGGGGCTGGTCAAACTCCTGGCCGATGGTCCCACAGTGGAGGTCCTCGCCGATGCCGGCTACCAAGGGCTGGGTGCCCAGACTGGCGGGCGGGTGGTGACACCACCGCACCGCAAGTTCAAGAAGAACGCCCCCGACTGGTACGAGGAGATGTACGAACGGCAGCGCAAGGCACATTCCTCACGCCGTATCCGGGTCGAGCATGGCATCGCCCACCTGAAGAACTGGCGGGCCCTGGCCCGCCACCTCGGCCGCCGCGAGCACATCAGCCACACCGTCCAGGCCGTCGCCGTCCTGCTCTCCCACCAACAGACCGCGGACTTGATCCCGGCACGGCAGGCGTGA
- a CDS encoding DUF309 domain-containing protein, whose translation MSDATGAGAGQGRDRDAEGRARSGRPRDGLGRPLPYGVPGVARQPEGIVRTPEDSVTEAQALLDAGKPFHAHEVFEDAWKSGPGEERALWRGLAQLAVGLTHAARGNATGGARLLRRGAGGVEEWAAEAGRDRPYGMALADVVAWARELAAEVEREAAAVDARARAPRLRGGRV comes from the coding sequence ATGAGCGACGCAACGGGAGCCGGGGCGGGGCAGGGGCGTGACCGGGACGCGGAGGGGCGGGCCCGCAGTGGGCGGCCGCGGGACGGGTTGGGGCGGCCCCTGCCCTATGGGGTGCCGGGGGTGGCGCGGCAGCCGGAGGGGATCGTGCGTACCCCGGAGGACAGCGTCACCGAGGCGCAGGCGCTTCTGGACGCGGGGAAGCCGTTCCATGCGCATGAGGTCTTCGAGGACGCCTGGAAGTCGGGGCCCGGTGAGGAGCGCGCCCTGTGGCGTGGGCTCGCCCAGTTGGCGGTCGGGCTCACGCATGCCGCCCGGGGGAATGCGACCGGTGGCGCCCGGTTGTTGCGGCGCGGTGCCGGGGGCGTCGAGGAGTGGGCGGCCGAGGCGGGACGGGACCGGCCGTACGGCATGGCGCTGGCGGACGTGGTGGCCTGGGCACGGGAGTTGGCGGCGGAGGTGGAGCGGGAGGCGGCCGCGGTCGACGCCCGGGCCCGGGCTCCCCGGCTGCGCGGGGGCCGGGTCTGA
- a CDS encoding molybdopterin-dependent oxidoreductase, producing MNPELPQDEGRPEAEGRPVGRRVFLATLGLGALGVATAPTLQRGMEGLLGAVSGKDPTGLTGLLPNGGGFRYYSVAASVPHKDATDYRLTVDGLVDHPATYTLDDLRALPRTRLVRDVQCVTGWRVPGTPFEGVRLSRLLDAAGVRAGARAVRFTCFDGTYTESLTLAQARRPDVLVALRMQGKDLAHAHGGPVRLYVAPMYFYKSAKWLSGITVTDRVEPGYWENLGYDVDAWVGRSNGRSDVPTS from the coding sequence GTGAACCCCGAACTCCCCCAGGACGAGGGTCGCCCCGAGGCGGAGGGCCGCCCCGTCGGCCGCCGCGTCTTCCTCGCCACCCTCGGCCTCGGCGCCCTCGGCGTGGCCACCGCGCCCACACTCCAACGCGGCATGGAGGGCCTGCTCGGCGCGGTGTCCGGCAAGGACCCCACCGGTCTGACCGGCCTGCTGCCGAACGGCGGCGGCTTCCGCTACTACTCGGTCGCAGCCTCGGTCCCGCACAAGGACGCCACGGACTACCGCCTCACCGTCGACGGCCTCGTCGACCACCCCGCCACCTACACGCTGGACGACCTCAGGGCCCTGCCCCGGACCCGACTGGTCCGCGACGTCCAGTGCGTCACCGGCTGGCGGGTGCCCGGCACCCCCTTCGAGGGCGTGCGGCTCTCCCGGCTGCTCGACGCGGCCGGAGTGCGGGCGGGCGCCCGGGCCGTCCGCTTCACCTGCTTCGACGGTACCTACACCGAGAGCCTCACCCTCGCCCAGGCCCGCCGCCCCGACGTGCTCGTCGCGCTGCGCATGCAGGGCAAGGACCTCGCCCACGCGCACGGCGGGCCGGTCCGCCTGTACGTGGCCCCCATGTACTTCTACAAGTCGGCCAAGTGGCTCTCCGGCATCACCGTCACCGACCGCGTCGAGCCCGGCTACTGGGAGAACCTCGGCTACGACGTCGACGCCTGGGTCGGCCGTTCGAACGGACGCAGCGATGTCCCTACGAGCTGA
- the cobF gene encoding precorrin-6A synthase (deacetylating) has translation MRRIHVIGIGAGDPEQLTLQAVRALRSTDVFFVLDKGEVKSDLVRLRRELLEAHLPEGSYRLVEARDPERDRSAGGSAYSPAVGDWRSARAEIYERLIVEELGEDECGAFLVWGDPALYDSTLGILDEVLGRGTVAFSYDVVPGVSSISALVARHRTGLNRVARPVQITTGRRLAEGFPEGVDDVVVMLDAQQAFLRYADQDIDIYWGAYIGTPDEILVSGPLAETAGRIERLRAEARERKGWIMDTYLLRRHPRD, from the coding sequence GTGCGAAGGATTCATGTGATCGGGATCGGGGCGGGTGACCCGGAGCAGCTGACCCTGCAGGCGGTCAGGGCGCTCAGGAGCACGGACGTGTTCTTCGTCCTCGACAAGGGCGAGGTGAAGTCCGATCTGGTCCGGCTGCGCCGGGAGCTCCTCGAGGCGCATCTGCCGGAGGGTTCGTACCGTCTGGTCGAGGCGCGCGACCCCGAGCGCGACCGTTCCGCGGGCGGCAGCGCCTACTCCCCCGCCGTCGGCGACTGGCGTTCGGCGCGTGCGGAGATCTATGAGCGGCTCATCGTGGAGGAACTGGGCGAGGACGAGTGCGGTGCGTTCCTGGTCTGGGGCGACCCCGCGCTCTACGACAGCACGCTCGGCATTCTGGACGAGGTGCTCGGCCGGGGCACGGTGGCCTTCTCGTACGACGTCGTGCCGGGCGTCAGCAGTATCTCGGCGCTGGTCGCCAGGCACCGCACGGGGCTCAACCGGGTCGCCCGGCCCGTGCAGATCACCACGGGGCGCCGGCTGGCGGAGGGCTTCCCGGAGGGCGTCGACGACGTGGTGGTGATGCTTGACGCCCAGCAGGCCTTTCTGCGGTACGCGGACCAGGACATCGACATCTACTGGGGTGCGTACATCGGCACACCGGACGAGATCCTGGTGTCCGGCCCCCTGGCCGAGACGGCCGGTCGCATCGAGCGGCTGCGTGCGGAGGCACGGGAGCGCAAGGGCTGGATCATGGACACCTATCTGCTGCGGAGGCATCCGCGGGACTGA